The following is a genomic window from Geoalkalibacter halelectricus.
TGGTACGCCCTGGTGCGCTATATGGATCGCGACTGGCCCTTTGATGAGCGTAACCAGGAATATTTTCACCTAATCGAAATGGAAAAGAAGAAACATGGCTATCGCGTGGAAGGCGTGCGTCATCCCGACGGCACCGTAGAGTGGATTTGAAAGGCAAAAAGGGGACAGGCTACTTTTCGGAAGGTGAATCATGCCAAGAGTTGCCCGCGCTTTAGCTGACGGCCATTGCTACCACATCCTCAATCGCGGCAACGGCCGGCAACAGGTTTTTCATAAGGACCACGATTACCTTGCATTTACCAACCTGCTGGACGAGGCAACGCAGCGCTATCCGATCACTCTCTTTTCCTACTGTTTGATGCCCAATCATTTCCACCTGTTGGTTCGCGCAGAAAGGGGGCAGGAACTCAGTCGTTGCATGCAGTGGTTGATGACCAGTCATGTCCGCCGCTATCACCAGCATTACGGCGGTAGCGGTCACGTTTGGCAGGGGCGCTACAAGAGTTTTATCGTTCAGCAAGACAGTTATTTGCTCACTGCGGCGCGCTATATCGAAGTCAACCCCCTGCGAGCCGGACTGGTGGATCACGCGCAAGACTGGCCCTGGTCTTCCTACGGCGAAAGCAGTGGGACCAAGGGACGGTCAATGACAACGCCTCTGCCGAGTTCGTTTGACTTGAATTGGGCCGAATTCGTAGCGCAACCGCTATCGCAAAGGGAGCGAGAAAAATGGCAACAGAGCGTGGAGCGTCATGCGCCGTTTGGGGACGATGACTGGCGAGAGAGGGTTGGCAAGTTGTTTGGTCTTGAATCAACGCTCAGGCCCAAAGGGCGTCCGAGGAAGGCGCAGAAAAAGTAGCCTGTCCCCTTTTTGTCTTTTATCTGGCTCTGCGCCTTCCGACGGAAAAGAGTTTTCAGGCCATCGGTACGCTGGAAGAATTGGAATCCAAGCAATTCTGGAGTCTGCAAGGTGAATGAGGAAATAAGAGACGTGAAGTCAAAAATGCAGGTATGGGAAGACAGGTTTCTTCGCTTTATCCACGCCTACATGCGTGTTATTGATCGCATTCGCAGCAAAAAACACTGGCTTCCGACCGACTATCAAGGCACCCCGCACATCATTACACCCAAATTTGCCAGAAGCAAAGAGGTTGTACAATTAGACGACAAAAGATTTGTTCACGATAAATCGCCGGATAATTTTACCAAATGCTTGGACATTGGCTTTGCACTGGTTGGATTGCTCCCTATAATCATTGTCGGTATGATGGGAGTTTATGCGGTCCTCTCTGAATTTAATTATAACCCCGTTTTTTATTCCCTTTTTTTATTGACAATTTTTTCGGCACTCGCTCTTATCTCCCTCCCGATTTTTTTGCTTTGTTTCGCTTATGTTCGTAAGTCGCCAAAAAGAATGCTGATTTGGGACAGGGAGAACGGCACAGTAACCCTGCCGCCGCGTTTCTGGGGAGAGCACGAGGTCGTGCCCTTCAAAGACATAAAGGTCAAACTCATCCGCAATATCGCTTCTGTCGTTAATTTCCATATCCTTGCCGCATTCCGCCCCAGCGACGGACAGCCAATTGAATTCGGCTTGCTGCACGACAACGCCAAGGATTGGGCTTTCTTTTGCTGGTACATGGACAAAACCCGCCCCCTGCCGCCCGGCGAGGTGTTCGATCCCTACCGCGAGCGCGACGAGGAACGACGTCGGCGGGAGATTGCCGGGGAGGCGCGTTGGGAGTTGGAGGATGTGGGTGAAGTGCTAAATAATAGCCAATTTCTTTGCTCATGAACGCAACCCATGCCCAAACCCACTGGGATTCGGCCCTTGTCTTGTTTCGCCAGCTTCAGGCATTGAAGGCCTTGGGCGCGGTGGACGCCGAGGTGCCGGCTCGCAACGAATACCTGCTGCGCATGCATCTGCATGTGCTGGCGCGCTGCGATTGGGATGAACCGCAGGCGGACAAGCCGGAGCAGGTGTTCGTCAAGCTGGCGCGGCGCCTGAGTTCGCCCGTGACCGAGGTGCGCCGCGACGGGTATGCCTTGGCCTGCGCGATGTTGGTTGAGGGCGGTGATGCGGGCGAAGGGGCGTTTGCCGCTCTGGCAATGCTGGCTGATGACGAGAGCGCGGGGCTGATGGATCTCTATCGCAACCAGCCGGCTTTGCGGCCCCGGCTTTTTGATCTGTGGCGCGAACAGGGCTGGAAAGTGCCCCAGGCGCTGCTCAATCAGGCCGAATTGCAAGGGCGCGACGATGCCTTGCAGGAGGCGGCCCTGGCTTACGCCGCAACCCGTCCGGAGATCGGCGTCGAGCTGTTTCGCCCTTACTATGCCCCTCTGCACAGCGGGGCCGCGCCGCGTTGCTCCGGACGGTTGACGGCGCTCGCCCTATGGGGTGCACTGGTGCGCGGTGAGCGTGGGATTGAAGTGGCGTTGCGCCGTGCCGTGGAGCGCGAGACGGATGCCCAGACCCGCCTGGAGTTGCTGCGTCTGGCGGCCCTTGCGGGCGATGCGGAGATGCTGCCGGTCTTGCACCGGCTTTTGGATGAGCGTCCCGAGCAGGGGGCGCGCTTGCTGGCTCTGCATGGCAGCGCGTCGGCCGTCGAGATTCTGATCGAGGCGCTCTCGCGGGCCGCGACCATGGACGCCGCCGCGCGTGCCTGGCCGTGGATCAGCGGACAAGCCCTGCCGAGCAAGCCGCGCCTGCGGGCGGTGGGGCGGGAGGACGGCCAGGGGGCCATGCCGGATGTTGAGGCCGCGCGTGACTGGTGGGCGCAGCAGCGCTCGGTATTGCCGCCAACGGGGCGCATGCTCCAGGGCGCGCCCCTGAGCTTGGCGCGCCTGCATGCCCTGGCCTTGACCCAGGCCGGAGAGGCGGGTCGCGATCTTCTCGATCTGCTGGCTCTTCATCTCGGGCGCCCCCTGGGATTCTCCCCTCGCGCCGAGCAGGCGCGGCGCCGTGCTTACCTCGAAAATATTTCCATGACCGACAAGGCTTGAACCTCTCATGTACCAACTCGACAACCACAGCGCCTGGTCCGCAGCGCTCTACCCCGGCTGGAGCCGCGCCGGCGAGCGCCAGTTCACTCTGGTCATCAAGGCGGGATTTTCCTTCGACAGCCACGGGCGTCTGACACCCCTGCCGCAACCCGCCATCGAGGAAACCGATCACTATCGCGGCGAGCCGGGGACATCGAGTTTGGCCGCGGCCTGTGAAACCGTGCCTTTCAAACA
Proteins encoded in this region:
- a CDS encoding REP-associated tyrosine transposase codes for the protein MPRVARALADGHCYHILNRGNGRQQVFHKDHDYLAFTNLLDEATQRYPITLFSYCLMPNHFHLLVRAERGQELSRCMQWLMTSHVRRYHQHYGGSGHVWQGRYKSFIVQQDSYLLTAARYIEVNPLRAGLVDHAQDWPWSSYGESSGTKGRSMTTPLPSSFDLNWAEFVAQPLSQREREKWQQSVERHAPFGDDDWRERVGKLFGLESTLRPKGRPRKAQKK